In Phoenix dactylifera cultivar Barhee BC4 chromosome 11, palm_55x_up_171113_PBpolish2nd_filt_p, whole genome shotgun sequence, the following are encoded in one genomic region:
- the LOC103703780 gene encoding protein NDH-DEPENDENT CYCLIC ELECTRON FLOW 5, with translation MAKASMSAFFLNSTSLRPSNPLKHPKTFHTHILVDPQCHRHKRIRSLLALASSVASRVNVDYLKKEFSGHGVSFEGIGDGCVIKMALDNGSVANVVLPSGLITSYRPLMWHGATMEVLQTAVYQGKNGETVIRGGVSADFKLANDGGIPWSPSTWSLQNVRGSPQESIQVELVSVAPENMIEVKCLVTLHQDILGSEFTINNTKSSSIQLSGSVISHLKVSTPDATYAVGLQGSNYRSKQPKSSGFSIVPPDTSRKGTSNSSQSLAQKTLQAVFSRQEIEDEKDHEPMNEWFKIEESEGEEDDDYAHMTERMSRIYSNAPREFTIIDRGRRNSVVIRKGGFDEFYVFSPGSNYEWYGKYAYVCIGPSATLTPLVLGPGGTWSGAQYLYNPNL, from the exons ATGGCAAAGGCAAGCATGTCTGCCTTCTTTCTCAACTCTACTTCTCTTCGCCCTTCAAACCCACTGAAGCATCCAAAAACCTTTCATACGCACATTCTTGTCGATCCTCAGTGTCACAGACACAAGAGAATCCGCTCCTTGCTAGCGTTGGCTTCAAGCGTAGCCTCCCGGGTCAATGTGGATTACCTGAAGAAAGAATTCAGCGGTCATGGAGTCAGCTTTGAAGGTATTGGTGATGGTTGTGTCATCAAGATGGCACTGGACAATGGTAGTGTTGCCAATGTGGTGCTGCCAAGTGGCCTGATAACATCATACAGGCCGCTCATGTGGCACGGAGCCACCATGGAAGTGCTGCAAACAGCTGTGTACCAAGGCAAAAATGGCGAAACAGTTATCCGAGGAGGGGTGTCCGCAGATTTCAAGCTTGCGAATGATGGTGGAATTCCATGGTCGCCAAGCACTTGGTCTCTTCAAAATGTTAGAGGAAGTCCTCAAGAATCTATTCAG GTGGAGCTTGTATCTGTTGCTCCAGAGAACATGATTGAAGTCAAATGCCTGGTGAcacttcatcaagatatcctaGGCTCAGAGTTTACCATCAACAACACTAAATCATCATCTATCCAATTGTCTGGCTCTGTAATAAGCCATCTCAAAGTAAGCACACCTGATGCAACTTATGCTGTTGGGCTACAAGGCTCAAATTACCGCAGCAAACAGCCAAAGTCGTCAGGATTCAGCATTGTTCCTCCAGACACCAGCAGAAAGGGAACCTCAAATTCAAGCCAATCCCTAGCTCAGAAAACACTTCAAGCAGTGTTCTCCAGACAGGAAATTGAAGACGAGAAGGATCATGAACCAATGAATGAATGGTTCAAAATAGAAGAAtcagagggagaggaagatgaTGATTATGCACATATGACAGAGAGAATGAGTAGGATTTACTCCAATGCACCTAGAGAGTTCACAATTATTGACAGG GGAAGACGAAATTCAGTCGTAATTCGAAAGGGAGGGTTTGAtgagttttatgtcttcagccctGGATCAAACTATGAGTGGTATGGCAAATATGCATAT
- the LOC103717372 gene encoding T-complex protein 1 subunit theta yields the protein MGFQMRPYGMQAMLKEGHKHLSGLDEAVLKNIDACKELSVITRTSLGPNGMNKMIINHLDKLFVTNDAATIVNELEVQHPAAKILVLAGKAQQEEIGDGANLTISFAGELLQNAEELIRMGLHPSEIISGYTKAINKTVEILDELVEKGSETMDVRNKDEVVSRMKAAVASKQFGQEGILCPLIADACIQVCPKNPANFNVDNVRVAKLLGGGLHNCTVVRGMVLKNDVIGSIKRMEKAKIAVFAGGVDTSATETKGTVLIHNAEQLENYAKTEEAKVEELIKAVADSGAKVVVSGAAVGDMALHFCERYKLMVLKISSKFELRRFCRTTGAIALLKLSRPNPDELGYADSVSVEEIGGVRVTVVKNEEGGNSVSTVVLRGSTDSILDDLERAVDDGVNTYKAMCRDSRIVPGSAATEIELARKLKEFSFKETGLDQYAIAKFAESFEMVPRTLSENAGLNAMEIISSLYAEHAAGNANVGIDLEEGACKDVSTMNIWDLHLTKFFALKYAADAACTVLRVDQIIMAKPAGGPKRDPPAGMDED from the exons ATGGGGTTCCAGATGCGGCCGTACGGGATGCAGGCGATGCTCAAAGAAGGGCACAAGCACTTATCGGGTCTCGACGAGGCGGTGCTTAAGAACATTGACGCTTGCAAGGAGCTCTCCGTCATCACCCGCACCTCCCTCGGGCCCAATG GTATGAATAAAATGATCATCAATCATCTGGACAAGCTCTTTGTAACAAATGATGCGGCCACTATCGTGAATGAGCTTGAGGTCCAGCATCCTGCTGCCAAGATTTTGGTGCTGGCAGGAAAGGCTCAACAGGAGGAAATTGGTGATGGAGCTAATCTTACAATCTCCTTTGCTGGGGAGCTCCTTCAAAATGCAGAGGAGCTTATCAGGATGGGGCTGCATCCCAGTGAAATAATTAGTGGTTATACAAAAGCGATCAATAAG ACAGTGGAAATATTAGATGAGTTGGTTGAGAAAGGATCAGAAACTATGGATGTGAGAAACAAAGATGAAGTTGTTTCTCGAATGAAAGCTGCTGTTGCTAGCAAGCAGTTTGGGCAAGAAGGTATTTTGTGTCCTCTTATCGCTGAT GCATGCATCCAGGTCTGTCCAAAAAATCCAGCAAACTTTAATGTAGATAATGTTCGAGTTGCAAAACTGCTTGGAGGTGGTTTGCACAACTGCACGGTCGTTCGTGGTATGGTCttaaaaaatgatgtcatcggGAGTATAAAGAGGATGGAAAAGGCAAAG ATTGCGGTGTTCGCTGGAGGTGTTGATACATCAGCAACTGAAACAAAGGGAACTGTTCTAATCCATAATGCTGAACAG CTAGAGAATTATGCGAAAACTGAAGAAGCCAAAGTTGAGGAGCTCATTAAAGCAGTTGCTGATTCAGGTGCCAAGGTGGTTGTAAGTGGAGCTGCAGTGGGAGACATGGCATTACATTTCTGTGAGCGCTACAA ACTCATGGTTCTAAAAATTAGCTCGAAGTTTGAATTGCGGAGGTTTTGCCGTACAACTGGTGCCATAGCTCTT CTGAAACTTAGCCGACCAAATCCTGATGAGCTGGGATATGCTGACTCTGTTTCAGTGGAAGAAATTGGTGGTGTTCGG GTGACTGTTGTGAAAAATGAAGAAGGTGGAAACTCGGTTTCTACTGTGGTTTTACGAGGTAGTACAGATAGTATATTGGATGACCTGGAAAGGGCCGTTGATGATGGTGTTAATACATATAAG GCAATGTGCAGGGACAGTCGCATAGTTCCTGGGTCTGCTGCTACTGAGATAGAGTTGGCTAGAAAGTTGAAGGAGTTTTCCTTTAAAGAAACGGG ATTGGATCAGTATGCCATTGCGAAATTTGCAGAAAGCTTTGAAATGGTTCCTAGAACCCTATCTGAGAATGCTGGGCTGAACGCTATGGAGATTATTTCTTCCTTGTATGCTGAACATGCTGCAGGAAATGCCAACGTTGGTATTGATTTGGAAGAAGGTGCCTGCAAGGATGTCTCAACCATGAATATCTGGGATCTTCATCTCACCAA GTTCTTTGCACTCAAATATGCTGCAGATGCTGCTTGTACTGTTCTCCGGGTTGATCAG ATTATAATGGCAAAACCAGCAGGTGGCCCAAAGAGAGACCCACCGGCCGGGATGGATGAGGATTGA